GATGAGCGCCTCGATGCTCTCGCCCGTGGCGTAGAGGGCCCCGACGACGGCGCCGAAGCTGGTGCCCACGATCACGTCTGGCCTCAGGCCGTTCCGCTCCAGGCAGGCCAGGGCGCCCAGGTGCGCGTACCCGCGGGCGCTGCCGCCCCCGAGCGCCACACCTATCCTGACGCGCTGCCCCTCAGACACTCCGCGCACTCTAGCGCCGTTCCGCGGAGGAGCTGGTCGGCCCGTGGCATGCTGGCCGACGTGGCGTCGGCACGTGACGAGGAGCCGGCCGCGGGCGCCGGGCCCGGGGCTACCGAGGACCAGCCCTTCGCGGCGGCGACGGAGACGGGCGCCGTCCGCGACGGACCCGCGTCCACCGCCGCGCGCCTCGGCGTCGTGGTCGTTCACCACGCCGCGTCGAGGCAGGTGCTCGACGACGCGATGCGCCGCCTGGCGCTCGCGGCGCCCGGGGCCCGGGTCGTGCTCGTCGCCACAGGGAGCTCCGTCCCCGACCCCGCCCCCGGCTGGCCGCACGGCACCGCCGTGGCGAGGGTCGAGAACCACTCCTACGCGCGGGCCGTGAACCGCGGCCTGGCGCTGCTGCCCGCGCTGCCGTACCTGGCCTTCATGAACGACGACGTGCTCGTGTCGGAGCGCACGTTCGACGACCTCGTCGCGGCCCTCGCGGCGGAGCCGGGCGCCGGCGCGGCCGGGCCGCTGGCCTACGACGCCCGCGGCAGGCTGCAGGCGATGGGCCTCCCCTACCGCCTCGTGCAGCGCCGCGCGCTGCGCGCCGGCCCGAGGGCCGACGGACGTCCGGCCACCGTGCGCGCGCCCTGGCTGACCGGCTGCCTCAAGGTCCTGACGCGTCAGGCGTACGTCGCTACCGGCGGCTACGACGAGCGCTTCAGGTTCACGAACGAGGACCTCGACCACGGGCTGCGCGCCTCCCGGCTCGGCTACGCCAACCTGCTCGTGGCCACGCCGGTGACGCACCTGGGCGGTTCCTCCACGCCGGGCCACCCCGCCTTCCACGTGGAGGGTCGGCGGGGCGGCTACCTGGTCACCGCGCGCCACCTCCCGCCGGCCGCCGGGCTGGCGCACCGCACCTACCTCCTGTTGGAGGGCGGGCTCGGGTCCCTCCTCGCGCCGGGCCCACAGGCCAGGGCCGCGCACCGCGCCGTGGCGCGCATGGCCTGGGAGGGCGCCTGGGGCACCTCGCCCTTCGGCGCGACCCTGGACGACCGCTAGGCCAGGTGCTACCTTCTCCGCCATGCCCGGGCTACTGGCGCCGGCGCTGGAGGCGCTGCTGGCCGACCCCGTCGTCCTCTACTCGTCGGGCGCCGCGGCGCTGCTCCTCGTCGTCTCGCTCGGCAGCGGCATCGGCCGCCGCGACTACCTGGCGCTGACCCGGCCGCGCACCCTGCTGCGCGTCCTCGGCGCCGTCACCGCCGCGTTCCTCCTGCAGGTGGCCGACGCCCTCTGGGGCGCCGACCTGCCCGCGGCGCTGGCGGCCGTCGCCCCCGGCCTGCACCGCCTGCCCCTCTACCTCGTCGCCCTCGCCTACGGTCCGGCCACCGGCGTCTTCGTCGGCGTGCTCTTCGCCGGCTTCCACGCCGGCGACGCCCTGCCCGGCTGGCCGGAGGCCGTGCTGACCCTCGAGCTGGCCGTCCTCGGCTGGCTGGCGATCTACCCGTCGCCGCGCGACACGAGGGTCGCCGGACCGCTCGACGCGCTGCTGGCCTACGCCCTGGCCTGGGGCACCGCCGGCGTCGCGCTGCTCGCCGCCCGGCACGGGTCGGTCACGCTGGACCTCGTCTGGACCGAGCACGCCGCCGTTCTCCCCGGCGTCGTGGCGAGCGCGCTGCTGCTGGTCCTCTTCGGGCCGGGCGCGTACCGCCGCGCGTTCCCCGGCAGCCGCATCTACCCGCCGGTCCCGCCGCGCCGCCAGCCGGGCGACGCGCCCGCCCCGGCCCTGGCCGTGCGGACCGCCCTGGCGGCGGACGGCGTCGAGCACCTGCTTCTCGACCAGCGGGAGCGCCGCCGCGGCGTCACGCTGGGCGTCCTGGCCCAAGAACCGTCGCTGCCGCCCGAGTCGCTGCCCGCCCGCCGGTCGCGCGGCGAGCGCGCGCTGCCCCCCTTCCCGGAAGCCGACCTCGCGTTCCCGCAGCCCGTGAGGCGGCGCCGCCTCGAGCGTCGTCGGCTGCCGGAGGAGCTCAGCCGCTCGTAGCTCCCTCCCGCGCGGACGAGCCGCCGGCCGGAGGCGGTCGGCCGACCGACGGCGCCGGGGCTCGGCTATCATGCCGGCCGTGGACGGCAGCCCGCTCAGCGAGGACATCGCGAACGTCGCCAGCCACGTGCTGCGCATGCTCGGCCTGGTGAGGGAGGCGACGGGGCTGGCGCGTCGGGCGCTCATCGAGCAGGACGAGGAGGCCGCCGAGCGCTGCATGGCGGGCGACGCGCAGATCGACGCCATGCAGGCCGAGCTCGAGATGCGCATCCTCACCGTGATCGCCAGGCGGCAGCCGGCGGCGCGCGACCTGCGCTTCCTCGGCGCCAGCTTCCAGGCCCTGCACGACATCGAGCGCGCCGGCGACTACGCCGAGCACGTGGCGGGCGCCGCGCTCGAGCTCGCCAAGGAGCCGCCGCTGAAGCGCTACCTCGACCTCCAGCGCTGCTTCGAGGTCCTGGCGGAGATGATCGACGCGACGATGACGGCGTACGCCGAGGAGGACGCCGAGGCCGCCCGGCGCGCGCACGCCATGGACCAGGTCATCGACGACCTCTACGAGCAGATCCAGCGCGAGCTTCTCACCTACATGCTGGAGTCGCCCGCCGCCATCGGCCGGGCGAACCGGCTCCTCGAGGTCGCCCGCTACCTCGAGCGCCTCGGCGACCACATCGAGAACGTCAACGAGCACATCGTCTTCTGGCTCACCGGCGAGCGCCGCATGTGACGAGCGGGGGCGCCACGCCCCGCCGCCGTCTGCGCCGTGCCCTCGGCAGGGCGCTGGTCCTGCTGTCCCTGCTGTGGCTGCTGCTGGCCGCCGCCTTCGCGGCGCGCGACCACGTGGCCGTGTACGGCCTCCCCAGCCCCATGCGCCTGGTGTTCGGCGACGAGGTGAGGGTGCCGCGCTGGGAGGTGCTGCGGCGGCTGGTGAACGCCATCCGCGGGCCGGTGAGGGTCGGCCTGCAGGTCGGTCACCTCGGGGCGGCGGAGCAGCCCGACGAGCTCGCCGAGCTGCGCTACAGCACCGGTGCCCACTGGGACGGCCTCGACGAGGTCGAGGCCAACCACGCCATCGTCGCCGCGCTGGCCGAGCGCCTGCGGGCCCACGGGTTCGTGGTCGACGTGCTGCCCGCGACCCTGCCCACCCGCTACCGCGCCGACGTGCTGCTCTCGGTGCACGTGGACGCGAACCCGAACGAGGAGCGCAGCGGCTACAAGTCGGCGCACTTCGTGCCGGCGCGCAACCCGTACGAGCCGCTGCTCAAGCTGCACCTCGACAGGGCCATGCTGGCGCTCACCTCGTTGCCCGACGACGACAGGAACGTGACCGGCAACATGCTGCAGTACTACGCGTTCAA
The DNA window shown above is from Trueperaceae bacterium and carries:
- the phoU gene encoding phosphate signaling complex protein PhoU, with the translated sequence MDGSPLSEDIANVASHVLRMLGLVREATGLARRALIEQDEEAAERCMAGDAQIDAMQAELEMRILTVIARRQPAARDLRFLGASFQALHDIERAGDYAEHVAGAALELAKEPPLKRYLDLQRCFEVLAEMIDATMTAYAEEDAEAARRAHAMDQVIDDLYEQIQRELLTYMLESPAAIGRANRLLEVARYLERLGDHIENVNEHIVFWLTGERRM
- a CDS encoding N-acetylmuramoyl-L-alanine amidase encodes the protein MTSGGATPRRRLRRALGRALVLLSLLWLLLAAAFAARDHVAVYGLPSPMRLVFGDEVRVPRWEVLRRLVNAIRGPVRVGLQVGHLGAAEQPDELAELRYSTGAHWDGLDEVEANHAIVAALAERLRAHGFVVDVLPATLPTRYRADVLLSVHVDANPNEERSGYKSAHFVPARNPYEPLLKLHLDRAMLALTSLPDDDRNVTGNMLQYYAFNNRRYRHAAHARTPALIVELGYLSNPHDRELIDEPDRLAAALEAGVVSYLDAVGRL